The Nocardia sp. NBC_01503 sequence ACATTGGCGAATCCGTGGCAATCTGTCCGGATTTCGCCTACCGTGACCCGGGTAGGGCTTTTCCGGGATGCCAACACCACAGGCGGAGTTCATGACTTCCTTCGATGACCTGCTCTCCAATGTGCCCGTCGCACAGATCGCCGACAAGCTCGGAGTCGACGAGGCGACCGCCACCACCGCGATCAACGCGGCCATTCCCGTCCTCCTCGGCGGATTCCAGGCACAGGCCGGCAACCCCGACGTCGGCCTGAACCTCGAAGGCGAAGTCGCCAACCAGCCGCACGGTCTGCTCGACGGCGGCGTCGACATCAACCAGGTCGACACCGAAAACGGCAACCAGATCGTCGATCAGACCTTCGGCACCGAGAAGAACACGGTGATCAGCGCGCTCGGCAATGTGGGCGGCGGTAACGCGCAGGACCTGATGGCCAAACTGCTCCCCATGCTCGCCCCCATCGTGTTGGCCTACCTTGGTAAGAAGGCAATGGGCGGTGGCGGCGCGGCCACCGGCGGCGAAGCCGCTGCCAGCGGTGGCGGCGGTATCGGCGACATCCTGGGCAGCCTGCTCGGCGGCGCCACCGGCGGTAAGGGCGGCGGCGGACTCGGGGACATCCTCGGCAAGGCCGTCGGCCAGAACGCCGGAAATGTGCTCGGCAACGTACTGGGCGGACTGCTCGGCAAGAAGTGAGTATGCATCGAGACACGGTGCGCGGCTAACGAACTGCGGCTCACGGCGATAGACAGGGCGCCGTGGGCCGCTTGTCATATGACATCTCTCACTGACCCCGCAATGGCACTCGCATGAGTTTCACATCACCATACGGTGCCGTAAGGTATGGGCCGCGGCGGCAGGCCGGCGAGGGTACGACAGCTTGATCGCACGATTACGAAGGGCATATACATGGCAAAGGATCTGACTCAACTCGAGCTACTGACGGAGTTGGAGCCGGTTGCCGCGGAGAACGTAGATCGGCACCTCTCCCTGGCCAAGGAATGGCATCCGCACGACTACGTGCCGTGGGACGAGGGCCGCAACTTCGCCGCCATGGGCGGCGAGGACTGGGATCCGTCGCAGTCACGGCTGAGCGAACTCGCCAAGGCCTCGATGATCACCAACCTGCTCACCGAGGACAACCTCCCCTCCTACCACCGTGAGATCGCCGAGAACTTCTCCCAGGACGGCGCCTGGGGCACCTGGGTCGGCCGGTGGACCGCCGAGGAGAACCGGCACGGCATCGTGATGCGCGACTACCTCGTCACCACGCGCGCCGTCGACCCGGTCGCCCTCGAAGAAGCCCGCATGATCCACATGACCAACGGCTTCGCCTCCCCCGCACAGGTCAGCCAGACCGATGCGGGCTTCCTCTACTCGGTCGCCTACGTGACCTTCCAGGAACTCGCCACCCGCGTCTCGCACCGCAACACCGGACGCGTCTGCGACGACCCGATCGCCGACCGCATGCTGCAGCGCATCGCCGCCGACGAGAACCTGCACATGATCTTCTACCGCAATATGTGCGGTGCGGCCCTTGACCTTTCGCCCGACCAGACCCTGGACGCCATCACCCTCATCCTGGAGAACTTCCAGATGCCGGGCGCTGGCATGCCGAACTTCCGCCGCAACGGCGTCCTGATGGCCAAGCACGGCATCTACGACCTGCGCCAGCACCTGGAAGAAGTGGTCAACCCGGTCCTGAAGAAGTGGCGCATCTTCGAGCGCGACGACTTCACCGCACGCGGTGAGGAGACCCGCGAACGCCTGGGCCTCTTCCTCGAGAAGCTCGGCAAGGACGTCCTCAAGTTCGAGGAGCAGCGCGACAAGATGCTCGCCCGCGAAGCAGCCAAGGCAGAAAAGGCTTTCGCTCGCGCGTAGGCGTCGGGGTCCGCCCCCAAACCCCCGGGTGTGGGGGACGCTGACGCTGGGGTCTCGGGGGCTTCGCCCCCAAACCCCCCAGCCTCCGGCTCCTCGCGACCTCGAGTCGCGAGGAGCCGTTTCATCTCTCAGAGCTTGCTCGCGGGGGATGTGAGCGGGGGCACCGGGCGGGTGATGAGACACTGGTGGGCGTGACGACCTCGATCGAAGCCTCCAAGACCGCGCTGCGGATCGGACCGTATCCGGTCGATCCGGCCGTCGTACTGGCTCCGATGGCCGGCATCACCAATGTGGCCTTCCGGACGCTGTGCCGGGAATTCGGCAGCGCCACTTCGATTTACGTATGCGAGATGATCACCGCGCGGGCCGTGGTGGAGCGTAATGAGAAGACGCTGCACATGATGTCGTTCGGCGCGGACGAGAGTCCCCGATCGATGCAGCTGTACGCGGTGGACCCCAAGACCGTCGGCGAGGCCGTACGGATCATCGTCGGCGAGGGATGGGCCGACCACATCGACCTGAACCTCGGCTGTCCCGTGCCCAAGGTGACGCGGCTCGGCGGCGGAGCGGCACTGCCGTACAAGCGACAGCTGTTCCGCGACATCGTCAAGGCGATGGTGTCGGCGGCCGAACCTGCGGGCGTACCGATCACGGTGAAGTTCCGCATCGGCATCGACGATGAGCACCACACCTTCCTGGACACCGGCCGCATTGCCGAGGCGGAGGGTGCGGCCGCGGTCGCCCTGCACGCCCGCACCGCCGCCCAGCGCTACTCCGGCGAGGCCGACTGGACCGCCATCACCCGCCTCAAGGAGGCCGTCACCGGCATTCCGGTGCTCGGCAACGGCGATATCTTCAGCGCCGACGACGCCCTGCGCATGATGGCCGAGACCGGCTGCGACGGCGTCGTCGTCGGCCGCGGATGCCTCGGCCGCCCTTGGCTTTTCGCCGAACTCCAGGCCGCCCTGCGCGGTGAACCGCTGCCCGCCCCGCCGAACCTGGGCCGGGTCGGGGAGATCCTGCGCCGACATACCGAACTGCTCGTCGCGCACGACGGCGAGGACAAGGCCATGCGCGATATCCGCAAGCATATGGCCTGGTATCTGATGGGCTTCCCGATCGGCGGCGATCTACGCCGCAGCTTCGCGACGGTCAGCAGTATGGCGCGATTGGACGACCTGATCGGGCAACTCGACGCCGATGCGCCATTCCCCAAGGATGCCGAGGGCCCGCGCGGCCGCCAGGGCTCCCCCGGCAAGGTCGCGCTACCGGACGGCTGGCTGGACGATCCGGAGGATCCCACCGTGCCGTGCGCCGCCGATGTCATGCACAGCGGCGGCTGAGCGGCGAAGTCGTAACGCCTGACAGCTTCGGCGCCGCGTCGGCGCAGCGATAGCCCGCTCCCTGGCACACTTTTTCGCAGCAACCCTCCGGCCGATCGCGACAGCACTCGACTCGCCGAGCTCAGGCTCTCCGAAACCGGGCGTGGCGAGGTCGGCCACACCCGCCGGATCGGCGTTCGAGTGGTCGACCGTGGCGGAATCGTTATCATGACGGTCGGCATCGAAAAGCAAAGTGAGGTTCGTTGGTGGGTGACGATCGGTACGGGCGTACGCCACGGCCCGGAGGTCGCGCCCCGTGGGAGCGCTATCCCGCGGATGACGACGCCCAGCCTCGCGCCTCCCGGCGGTCCCGGCACAATGACAACCCGGACCCCGGCTCCGCGCCCATCTCGGTGCAGGATCTCGTCGAACGCGTGGACAGCGAACGCAAATCCCGCCGCCGGCGCCGCCGCGACGACGAACCCGCCCAGCAGCCACCCGCCGACACCACCGGCAGGCGCGCCCTGCCCCCGGAATCGAACGCCCCCAACGGTTCCCGGCACGGTGCGGAGGCCACCGGCTCGCAGCGCACGGTCCGGCCGAATCCCCAGGGTGGCACCGGCTCCCAGCACGTGGTCCCCCCGAATCCGCCCGGCGGCACCGGTTCTCAGCGAACCGTCCCCGCCAACGCCGCGGCCGAGGGCCTACGCCGGGTCGCCACACCCGCCAATACCGCTGCGCGACGCGCGGTTCCGCCCGAACGGATCGATCCGACCGCGGATCCGGTCACCGAGGAACTACCCGCGATCACCGAACCGCCCCGCGCCGGGCGCAAGAAATTGCGGGCCACCGCCCCCGTCGAATCGCCCGCCGACTACCCCACCACCGCGCTCCCGACCGCGGTCGGACCCAAACCGCTCTCCCCCGCACGCCGCAAGCGCGATCGCCGACTGCGGCTCGCCGGGCGCAGCGCGGGCGCCCTGCTCGCGGTCATCGCCATGCTGATCACCGGCGGCGGCTGGAGTTACCTGCACGCCAAGGACAATGGCTTCAACCAGGTCTCCGCACTCGACAACGACTCCCCCGACGTGGTCGACGCCGACGCGCAATACGGCGACGAGAACTTCCTGATCGTCGGCACCGACACCCGCGCGGGCGTGAATTCGCAACTGGGCGCGGGCGATACCAATGACGCCGAAGGCGCACGCTCGGACACCGTCATGCTGGTGAACATTCCGGCCAACCGGCAGCGCGTGGTCGCCGTCTCCTTCCCCCGCGACCTCGACGTCACCCGCCCGGTCTGCGAGGGCTGGGACAACGACAAGGGCGCGTACACCGGGGAGAGCTTCCCGTCCGCCATCGGCGACAAGCTCAATGCCGTCTACGCGCTCGGCGGGCCGAAGTGCCTGACCAAGGTCATTCAGAAGATGTCCGGCCTCAAGATCAACCACTTCGTCGGCATCGACTTCGCCGGTTTCGAGACCATGGTCGACACCATCGGCGGCGTCGAGGTCTGCACCACCAAACCCCTCGTCGACGAAGTCCTCGGCACGGTGTTGACCACTCCGGGCAAGCAGATCGTGAACGGCGCCACCGCTCTGGACTACGTCCGTGCCCGGCATGTGGTCGGCGAAGAGCGCAGCGACTACGACCGGATCAATCGGCAACAGCGCTTTCTGTCCTCGCTGCTGCGTGGCGCGATGTCCGGCAAGGTGCTCTTCGATCCGGGCAAGATGAACGGCTTCATCAACGCCTTCGCCCAGCACTCCTTCATGGACAACGTCACCACCAAGGATCTGCTCATGCTGGGCCGGTCCATGCAGAAGATGCAGGCCGGATCCATCACCTTCCTGACCGTGCCGACCGCCGGAACCACCTCGTACGGCAATGAGATTCCGCGCGAATCCGATATCAAGGCCATCTTCCGCGCGGTCATCGACGATCAGCCGCTGCCCGGTGAGAAGAAGTCCGATCCGGCGACCACCACCGCCGACGCGCCCCCTGCCAAACCGAAGCTGACCGCCGTCGACCCATCCACGGTATCGCTGCAGGTCTCCAACGGATCCGGCATCTCGGGCGTGGCCTCCGCCGCCGCGACCAAACTCGCCAATCAGGGCTTCCAGATCTACAGCACCGGCAATTACGCCGACGGCACCTCGCTCAAGACCTTGGTCCGCTACTCCAGCGGGCATGAGGCCGCCGCCGCCACGGTCGCCAGCGCCCTGCCCGGCGCGGTCCTGGAATCCGCCACCGGACTCGGCAGCATCGTCGAGGTCGTGCTCGGCTCCGACTACGCGGGCAGCGTGCGCGCGCCCGTCGCGTTCGGCCAGTCGCTGCCCGACATCCCCACCGATTCCGGCGGTGCTAGTGCGGCCCCGATCACACTCCCCTCCGACCTGGAACACGTGAACGCCGCCGACGACACCTGCAAGTAGGCGGCCGCCCGCACGCTCTCGACGTGCGCCGACGTTGCCGAGCCGGAACGGCACCGATGATTCACCCACCGTTGGTGACTTGGACAGCGGCTACCACTAATGTCTTGACTCATGCGTGTCATCTACAACGAACAAATGGCCGAGCTCGCCGATCTGCTCGGCGGCATGGCCGGGCTCGCCGGATCGGCCATGGAGCGGGCTACCAACTCGCTGCTCAATGCCGATCTCGAGCTCGCGGAGCAGGTGATCACCGAGTACGACCGCATCGCCGAGATGATCCAGCTGGCCGAGGAGAAGGCCTTCGCACTGCTGGCCCTGCAGGCCCCCGTCGCCGGTGATTTGCGGCAGGTCGTCAGCGCCATCCAGATCGTCGCCGATGTGAACCGGATGGGCGCGCTCGCCCTGCACGTCGCCAAGATGACCCGTCGGCGCTTCCCGAACCACGCCGTGCCCGAGGCGGTCAACAGCTACTTCGCCGAAATGGGCCGGATCGCGGTCAAGATGGGCGCGACCGCCAAGGAGGTGCTGGAGACCCGCGATCCCGAGCGGGCCGCCAAGCTCACCGACGACGACGAGGCGATGGACGATCTGCGCAAGCATCTGTTCACGCTGATCATGGACCGCGACTGGCAGTTCGGTGTGCCCTCCGCCGTCGATGTGGCGCTGCTGGGCCGGTACTACGAGCGCTTCGCCGATCACGCCGTGGAGATCGGACGCCGCGTGGTGTTCCTGGTGACCGGCGTCCTGCCCCCGGACCCGGATTCCGAGAAGGAAAGCATCTGACAACTCCCGTGGCTCCGGATCCATCCTGAAATCCGGAGACGACAAGGGAATTGCCTCGACGCCCGCACACGACACGGTGCGGGCGTCGAGCCGTCTCACGCCCGCCGCGCCGACTCGGCATCCGAATCGGTTGCGATGGGCTCTTTTTCGCGCCAGCCCAACAGCACCGACGGACGGCGTTCCGGCCGCCACGGCAGCGTGAGCGCCACAATGAGAGCCGCGACGACCAGGGTGCCCACCGCGACGTAGGAGGCCGCCTGCGCGCCGTCAAGCGCGGCCACCTTCATGGCGTGGATCAGGTCCGTCTTCGCCTGTGACAGCAGGGGATTCACCGGCGTCTTGATGATCTCGAGGACGCTGATCGGGGTATTGCTCGCCAGCTCCTTCTGCTGCGGATTCATGATCTGATCGGGAATCCCGGCGATCTTGTCACCCACATTGTGGGTGTACACCGAGGTCATGATCGAGCCGAGCAACGCCACACCCAGCGCACCGCCGACCTCACGGGTGGTGTCATTGACCGCCGAACCCGCGCCCGCCTCCGCCAAAGGCACCGAGCCCATGATGGATTCGGTCGCCGGACCCTGAACCACCGCGAATCCCAGGCCCATCAGGATCATGGAGACCACAACCGGTCCCACATAGGCGGTTTCGACCCTCGTCTGCCCCGCGATGTACATGGCCACCGCGAGAATCAACAGTCCGCTCACCACCATGGCCGTGGTGCCGAACCGCTGCGCCAGCATGGTCGCGATGGGTGCGCCGAAACCGACGGCGATCGCGAAAGGCAGTGAGTGGATGCCGAATTCGAGCGGGGTCAGCTCCTTGACGCCCTGGAAGTACTGCGTGATCAGGAACAGGAATCCGAACGCCGCGAAGTAGGAGACGGTGATGGCCAGCGAC is a genomic window containing:
- a CDS encoding MFS transporter is translated as MSRQARIAALVAICLAELLVVLDNTLVNVALPSMAVQLEADMSGLQWIVDAFTLAFSGLLLAMGHLGDRFGRRRFMIIGLIGVAVMSAAGALSSGLGQVIAARAGMGVFAAVVFPATLALLINIFTDARERAAAVASWTAMAGIAVALGPTIGGWLLKYFSWHSVFWINVPVALIAIAAVIVTVPESRAAHVDRLDRIGIVLSLVGVTALVWSIIEAPKHGWLSAQSLAGYLLSILALTVFVGWELRVATPVLNMRLFRNRRFALPSLAITVSYFAAFGFLFLITQYFQGVKELTPLEFGIHSLPFAIAVGFGAPIATMLAQRFGTTAMVVSGLLILAVAMYIAGQTRVETAYVGPVVVSMILMGLGFAVVQGPATESIMGSVPLAEAGAGSAVNDTTREVGGALGVALLGSIMTSVYTHNVGDKIAGIPDQIMNPQQKELASNTPISVLEIIKTPVNPLLSQAKTDLIHAMKVAALDGAQAASYVAVGTLVVAALIVALTLPWRPERRPSVLLGWREKEPIATDSDAESARRA
- a CDS encoding DUF937 domain-containing protein: MTSFDDLLSNVPVAQIADKLGVDEATATTAINAAIPVLLGGFQAQAGNPDVGLNLEGEVANQPHGLLDGGVDINQVDTENGNQIVDQTFGTEKNTVISALGNVGGGNAQDLMAKLLPMLAPIVLAYLGKKAMGGGGAATGGEAAASGGGGIGDILGSLLGGATGGKGGGGLGDILGKAVGQNAGNVLGNVLGGLLGKK
- a CDS encoding acyl-ACP desaturase; the encoded protein is MAKDLTQLELLTELEPVAAENVDRHLSLAKEWHPHDYVPWDEGRNFAAMGGEDWDPSQSRLSELAKASMITNLLTEDNLPSYHREIAENFSQDGAWGTWVGRWTAEENRHGIVMRDYLVTTRAVDPVALEEARMIHMTNGFASPAQVSQTDAGFLYSVAYVTFQELATRVSHRNTGRVCDDPIADRMLQRIAADENLHMIFYRNMCGAALDLSPDQTLDAITLILENFQMPGAGMPNFRRNGVLMAKHGIYDLRQHLEEVVNPVLKKWRIFERDDFTARGEETRERLGLFLEKLGKDVLKFEEQRDKMLAREAAKAEKAFARA
- a CDS encoding LCP family protein: MGDDRYGRTPRPGGRAPWERYPADDDAQPRASRRSRHNDNPDPGSAPISVQDLVERVDSERKSRRRRRRDDEPAQQPPADTTGRRALPPESNAPNGSRHGAEATGSQRTVRPNPQGGTGSQHVVPPNPPGGTGSQRTVPANAAAEGLRRVATPANTAARRAVPPERIDPTADPVTEELPAITEPPRAGRKKLRATAPVESPADYPTTALPTAVGPKPLSPARRKRDRRLRLAGRSAGALLAVIAMLITGGGWSYLHAKDNGFNQVSALDNDSPDVVDADAQYGDENFLIVGTDTRAGVNSQLGAGDTNDAEGARSDTVMLVNIPANRQRVVAVSFPRDLDVTRPVCEGWDNDKGAYTGESFPSAIGDKLNAVYALGGPKCLTKVIQKMSGLKINHFVGIDFAGFETMVDTIGGVEVCTTKPLVDEVLGTVLTTPGKQIVNGATALDYVRARHVVGEERSDYDRINRQQRFLSSLLRGAMSGKVLFDPGKMNGFINAFAQHSFMDNVTTKDLLMLGRSMQKMQAGSITFLTVPTAGTTSYGNEIPRESDIKAIFRAVIDDQPLPGEKKSDPATTTADAPPAKPKLTAVDPSTVSLQVSNGSGISGVASAAATKLANQGFQIYSTGNYADGTSLKTLVRYSSGHEAAAATVASALPGAVLESATGLGSIVEVVLGSDYAGSVRAPVAFGQSLPDIPTDSGGASAAPITLPSDLEHVNAADDTCK
- the phoU gene encoding phosphate signaling complex protein PhoU, with protein sequence MRVIYNEQMAELADLLGGMAGLAGSAMERATNSLLNADLELAEQVITEYDRIAEMIQLAEEKAFALLALQAPVAGDLRQVVSAIQIVADVNRMGALALHVAKMTRRRFPNHAVPEAVNSYFAEMGRIAVKMGATAKEVLETRDPERAAKLTDDDEAMDDLRKHLFTLIMDRDWQFGVPSAVDVALLGRYYERFADHAVEIGRRVVFLVTGVLPPDPDSEKESI
- the dusB gene encoding tRNA dihydrouridine synthase DusB; the encoded protein is MGVTTSIEASKTALRIGPYPVDPAVVLAPMAGITNVAFRTLCREFGSATSIYVCEMITARAVVERNEKTLHMMSFGADESPRSMQLYAVDPKTVGEAVRIIVGEGWADHIDLNLGCPVPKVTRLGGGAALPYKRQLFRDIVKAMVSAAEPAGVPITVKFRIGIDDEHHTFLDTGRIAEAEGAAAVALHARTAAQRYSGEADWTAITRLKEAVTGIPVLGNGDIFSADDALRMMAETGCDGVVVGRGCLGRPWLFAELQAALRGEPLPAPPNLGRVGEILRRHTELLVAHDGEDKAMRDIRKHMAWYLMGFPIGGDLRRSFATVSSMARLDDLIGQLDADAPFPKDAEGPRGRQGSPGKVALPDGWLDDPEDPTVPCAADVMHSGG